The Gemella haemolysans genome includes a region encoding these proteins:
- a CDS encoding YdjY domain-containing protein, translating into MKPKKLLSVLMAAGLAFTAVGCSSSSNSSSQNSNQPADYVAGVSLDKPIKVDKEAGTVTVLTKINGKYFDEATRHNSVEQSGTNGAKSIFTAYAKPEEFYNALIEIGAKPGNNMNPNNATTTHVEGTPIKAEITWNGAEKKYDINEVVKDSNGKQIDFRFGGNLERAIDKNTGCLSCLDSCPVGIISNTTYTYGAVETRKEVKFTGNESVLPEDGTYAAVVYSIKK; encoded by the coding sequence ATGAAACCAAAAAAATTATTATCAGTCCTTATGGCTGCCGGATTAGCATTTACTGCTGTCGGATGCAGTAGTTCATCTAATTCATCTTCACAAAATTCTAATCAACCAGCTGACTATGTAGCTGGAGTATCATTAGATAAACCAATAAAAGTAGATAAAGAAGCAGGTACTGTTACTGTTCTTACAAAAATTAACGGTAAATACTTCGATGAAGCTACAAGACATAACTCTGTAGAACAAAGTGGTACAAATGGAGCTAAATCAATTTTTACAGCTTATGCTAAACCAGAAGAATTCTACAACGCTTTAATTGAAATTGGTGCAAAACCTGGAAATAATATGAATCCAAATAATGCAACTACTACTCACGTAGAAGGAACTCCAATCAAAGCAGAAATTACTTGGAATGGTGCAGAGAAAAAATATGATATCAACGAAGTTGTAAAAGATAGTAATGGAAAACAAATCGACTTCCGCTTCGGTGGTAACTTAGAGCGTGCTATCGACAAAAACACAGGATGTTTATCTTGTCTAGATAGTTGTCCAGTTGGAATTATCTCAAATACTACTTATACTTATGGAGCTGTTGAAACTCGTAAAGAAGTTAAATTTACTGGTAACGAGAGTGTTCTACCTGAAGATGGTACATATGCAGCAGTAGTTTACAGTATTAAAAAATAG
- a CDS encoding ABC-F family ATP-binding cassette domain-containing protein, translating to MLIQLNNITKNFVVNEIFSNVKLEINDKDRVAIVGRNGAGKSTLLKIIAGAISFDSGERTISKNTTVGYLSQEFIVREDLSIYEEMITCFDEIITLEAELEKLSFELTPENIENDPALLNKFDRLQNEVLTHKDYHYKSKIESVLYGLDFTKEVFDKKISTFSGGEKTRLSMAKLLLSEPDLLVLDEPTNHLDMENVAWLENYLSAYNGAIVIVSHDRYFLDKVVNVVYNLEFGKLKKYVGNYSKFLVQYEEDYEKQLKEYTSQQKDIKKLEEFVQKNIARASTSKMAKSRQKVLDKMELIDNPKKDDKAAGIEFLIKEQSGRDVLTISDLQVGYNGTKVGQSYNLAVYKGDRIAVVGRNGIGKSTLIKTIAKRQKEIAGNVQYGSKVSLGYYDQKQAEFESSKTILNELWDEYPLMKEAEVRTVLGRFLFRGDDVLKIVRDLSGGEKARLQLAKLMLEKNNLLILDEPTNHLDITSKQVLEEALKNYEGTIVFVSHDRYFINKIANKVLDITDNGHNMYLGNYDYYLEKREQERIAQQLTNKEVEVVEAKETNNYILDKETKRRVRKLERTRDELMEKIESLEEEILSVNNELAKEEVYTDMVKTQEFNEKLKQLTEEVDELNNSWLEIEEELESINE from the coding sequence ATGTTAATTCAGCTAAATAATATAACGAAGAATTTTGTAGTAAACGAAATTTTTTCAAATGTAAAATTGGAAATCAATGATAAAGATAGAGTTGCGATAGTCGGAAGAAATGGTGCTGGGAAAAGTACTTTATTAAAAATAATAGCTGGTGCCATTAGTTTCGATAGTGGAGAAAGAACCATTTCAAAAAATACGACAGTTGGATATCTATCACAGGAATTTATCGTGAGAGAAGATTTGTCGATTTATGAAGAAATGATTACTTGCTTTGATGAGATAATTACTTTGGAAGCAGAATTAGAGAAATTGTCTTTTGAGTTAACTCCGGAAAATATTGAGAATGATCCAGCATTACTTAATAAGTTTGATAGGTTACAAAATGAAGTATTAACTCATAAGGATTATCATTACAAGAGTAAGATAGAAAGTGTACTTTATGGATTAGATTTTACAAAAGAAGTCTTTGATAAGAAAATTAGTACTTTCTCAGGTGGAGAGAAAACAAGGCTATCTATGGCGAAATTGTTACTTAGTGAGCCTGATTTACTAGTTCTAGACGAACCGACTAACCACCTTGATATGGAAAATGTAGCATGGTTAGAAAATTATTTATCAGCATACAATGGTGCAATAGTAATTGTAAGTCACGATAGATATTTTTTAGATAAAGTTGTTAATGTTGTATACAACTTAGAATTTGGTAAGCTTAAGAAATATGTAGGTAACTATTCTAAGTTTTTAGTGCAGTATGAAGAAGATTACGAAAAACAACTAAAAGAATATACTAGCCAGCAAAAAGATATAAAGAAATTAGAAGAATTTGTTCAGAAAAATATTGCTAGAGCATCAACTAGTAAGATGGCTAAGAGTCGTCAAAAAGTATTAGATAAGATGGAACTTATAGATAATCCGAAAAAAGATGATAAAGCAGCAGGGATAGAGTTCTTAATTAAAGAACAAAGTGGTCGTGATGTTCTGACAATTAGCGATTTACAAGTTGGTTATAATGGAACTAAAGTAGGTCAAAGTTATAATCTTGCTGTGTATAAAGGAGATAGAATAGCTGTTGTCGGAAGAAACGGTATAGGAAAATCAACTTTAATAAAAACAATAGCGAAGAGACAAAAAGAAATTGCCGGAAATGTTCAATATGGTAGTAAAGTGTCACTAGGATACTACGATCAAAAACAAGCAGAATTTGAATCTTCAAAAACGATATTAAATGAACTTTGGGATGAGTATCCTTTAATGAAAGAAGCAGAAGTAAGAACTGTGCTTGGTAGATTCTTGTTTAGAGGTGATGATGTTCTTAAGATAGTAAGAGATCTTTCTGGTGGAGAAAAAGCGAGATTACAACTAGCTAAACTAATGTTAGAAAAGAATAATTTGTTAATATTAGATGAACCGACTAATCACCTTGATATTACTAGTAAACAGGTGCTAGAAGAAGCTCTTAAAAATTACGAAGGAACTATTGTATTTGTAAGCCACGATAGGTACTTTATTAATAAGATAGCTAATAAGGTATTAGATATTACTGATAATGGTCATAATATGTATTTAGGGAATTATGATTATTATTTAGAAAAAAGAGAGCAAGAGAGAATAGCTCAACAATTAACGAATAAAGAAGTAGAGGTTGTTGAAGCAAAAGAAACTAATAATTATATATTAGATAAAGAAACTAAACGTCGTGTAAGAAAACTAGAAAGAACACGTGATGAGTTGATGGAAAAGATCGAAAGTTTGGAAGAAGAAATACTATCGGTTAATAATGAACTTGCAAAAGAGGAAGTCTATACTGATATGGTAAAAACACAAGAGTTTAATGAAAAACTAAAACAATTAACGGAAGAAGTTGATGAATTAAATAATTCTTGGTTAGAAATTGAAGAGGAATTAGAAAGTATTAATGAATAG
- the argS gene encoding arginine--tRNA ligase codes for MKNKIVELLQNSLAKLEIDGVDIHVETPKNTENGDFSSNVAMQLTRVLRKNPRVIAEEIISNIDEDEAVEKIEIAGPGFINFFVKKSSLGSVVGKILEDDFKYGENNIGQGKKVLLEYVSANPTGTLHVGHARNAAYSDSLARIMKKSGYDLSREYYINDAGNQINNLVISAIVRYKQALGMDAELPDDAYHGEDIKVLGQKLKDEFGDSLLEREDLNEFIREYAVAYEMENIKKDLGDFGLEYDVFFSEKSLYENGLVDKALESLREQGFVYEKDGALWLETTALGTGDDKDRVLIKADGSLTYLTSDIAYHKNKLDRGFDLLIDVLGADHHGYIARLKASIVAMGYKAEQLEVLIMQMVQLLNNGEVVKMSKRTGKAITLRDLIDEVGADAARYFLVMRSADSHLDFDFAVAKEQSSDNPLYYVQYAHARICSILRQAAEQVEYDVKNCDYELLTDEYSVDLLKNLAYYPEIVAQAAKNYEPHRICNYLQSLASSFHKFYNNNKVITENKEQTQSYLALITAVKITLRNALDLIGVSAPEKM; via the coding sequence GTGAAAAATAAAATAGTAGAATTATTACAAAATTCTTTAGCCAAATTAGAAATTGACGGAGTAGATATACATGTAGAAACTCCAAAAAATACAGAAAATGGAGATTTTTCTTCAAACGTAGCGATGCAATTAACAAGAGTTTTACGTAAAAACCCTAGAGTTATTGCCGAGGAAATAATCAGTAATATAGATGAAGATGAAGCGGTAGAGAAAATTGAAATAGCTGGACCAGGATTCATTAACTTCTTTGTTAAGAAATCAAGTCTAGGTAGTGTTGTTGGTAAAATATTAGAAGATGATTTTAAATATGGTGAAAACAACATTGGTCAGGGTAAGAAAGTATTATTAGAATATGTATCGGCTAACCCAACAGGGACACTACATGTAGGTCATGCTAGAAATGCTGCTTATTCTGATTCATTAGCAAGAATAATGAAAAAATCAGGATATGATTTATCTCGTGAATACTATATCAATGATGCTGGTAATCAAATTAATAACCTAGTTATTTCTGCAATCGTTCGTTACAAACAAGCGCTAGGTATGGATGCTGAGTTGCCAGATGATGCATACCACGGTGAAGATATTAAAGTTCTAGGTCAAAAACTAAAAGATGAATTTGGAGATTCATTATTAGAAAGAGAAGACTTAAATGAGTTTATTCGTGAGTATGCAGTAGCGTATGAAATGGAAAATATTAAGAAAGACTTAGGAGATTTTGGATTAGAGTATGATGTGTTCTTTAGTGAAAAATCTTTATATGAAAATGGTCTTGTGGATAAAGCTTTAGAATCTTTAAGAGAACAAGGATTCGTTTATGAGAAAGATGGAGCTTTATGGTTAGAAACAACAGCTTTAGGAACAGGTGATGATAAAGACCGTGTATTAATTAAAGCGGATGGATCACTAACATACTTAACTAGTGACATAGCTTATCACAAAAATAAATTAGATCGTGGATTTGATTTATTAATAGACGTTTTAGGTGCAGATCACCATGGATATATTGCAAGATTAAAAGCAAGTATCGTAGCGATGGGATATAAAGCAGAGCAACTTGAAGTTCTAATTATGCAAATGGTACAACTACTTAATAACGGTGAAGTTGTAAAAATGAGTAAGAGAACTGGTAAAGCAATTACACTTCGTGATTTAATCGATGAAGTAGGAGCCGATGCTGCACGTTACTTCTTAGTAATGAGAAGTGCAGATAGTCACTTAGACTTCGACTTTGCGGTAGCAAAAGAACAATCAAGTGATAACCCACTATATTATGTTCAATATGCTCATGCTAGAATTTGTTCAATCTTACGTCAAGCAGCAGAACAAGTAGAATATGATGTGAAAAATTGTGATTATGAATTATTAACTGATGAGTATTCGGTAGACTTACTGAAAAACTTAGCATATTATCCAGAAATAGTAGCACAGGCTGCTAAAAACTATGAACCACACAGAATTTGTAATTATTTACAAAGTCTTGCAAGTTCTTTCCACAAATTCTATAATAATAATAAAGTAATAACTGAAAATAAAGAGCAAACTCAAAGTTACTTAGCATTAATTACAGCCGTTAAAATAACTTTAAGAAACGCTTTAGACTTAATCGGAGTATCTGCTCCAGAGAAAATGTAA
- the rpoE gene encoding DNA-directed RNA polymerase subunit delta: MVKLKDLSAEKIKEMSLIDLCYAYMVEEGIEKLNIYDFLDYIKPLRSVDDEEFTAQAAYFYTDLNLDGRFVCVEDGSWKLRDSLFVEDIKNFVEPSVQKFEIDDEDDIEELGDEEQEDIHDEVDALIEEEDMEETEDVYDFDNDGIVSKFNISTEEEEF, translated from the coding sequence ATGGTAAAGTTAAAAGATTTAAGCGCAGAAAAAATTAAGGAAATGTCACTAATAGATTTATGTTATGCATATATGGTAGAAGAAGGAATTGAAAAATTAAATATTTATGATTTCCTAGACTATATTAAACCATTAAGAAGTGTTGATGATGAAGAGTTTACAGCACAAGCAGCATACTTTTACACTGACTTAAACTTAGATGGAAGATTCGTATGTGTTGAAGATGGAAGCTGGAAATTAAGAGATAGTTTATTTGTTGAAGACATTAAAAACTTTGTTGAACCAAGTGTTCAAAAATTTGAAATTGATGATGAAGATGATATTGAAGAACTTGGTGATGAAGAACAAGAAGATATCCATGATGAAGTAGATGCTCTAATCGAGGAAGAAGATATGGAAGAAACTGAAGATGTCTACGATTTTGACAATGATGGAATTGTATCAAAATTCAATATCTCAACTGAAGAAGAAGAGTTTTAA
- a CDS encoding cold-shock protein: protein MKQGTVKWFNEEKGFGFIEVAGEKDIFVHFSSIKKDGFKTLKEGDKVEFEVEDGARGPQAANVVVL, encoded by the coding sequence ATGAAACAAGGTACAGTAAAATGGTTTAACGAGGAAAAAGGATTCGGATTTATCGAAGTAGCAGGAGAAAAAGATATCTTCGTTCACTTCTCAAGCATTAAAAAAGACGGATTCAAAACTTTAAAAGAAGGCGATAAAGTTGAATTTGAAGTAGAAGATGGTGCTCGTGGACCACAAGCAGCTAACGTAGTTGTTCTTTAA
- a CDS encoding trans-sulfuration enzyme family protein — MKGVNTNLLHGYPVIDDYTGAASIPKYQVTTFDQKEGYKDCGKYSYSRFGNPTILALEAAVANLHKAKFGFAFASGMSAITTVLMLLNCGEHIVLPKDVYGGTFQFSSKILKKYGIEVSFINYQNLEELEATIKDNTAMIYIETPSNPLLKVSDIKAIVEIAKKHNIKTVADNTFMTALYQKPLDLGCDIVIESLTKFVNGHSDVTAGCAVTNNEDIASEICLLQKNFGGILGVEDAWLILRGMKTMGLRMEKSVENARILTKFLETQDKIKKVYYPNLTSCKFYDIHTEQASSGGAVFSFEFFEQDDLKTFLKKIKIPIYAISLGGVESIISHPATMSHACMSEEERLAQGVTQTLLRFSCGVEDSEDLIEDLKQALNN; from the coding sequence ATGAAAGGAGTAAATACTAATTTATTGCATGGATATCCTGTAATAGATGATTATACTGGTGCAGCATCGATTCCTAAATATCAAGTTACTACATTTGACCAAAAAGAAGGATATAAAGATTGTGGTAAGTATTCGTATAGTCGTTTCGGGAATCCAACGATATTAGCCTTGGAAGCAGCTGTTGCTAATTTACATAAAGCGAAATTTGGTTTTGCTTTCGCTTCAGGTATGTCAGCAATAACGACTGTTTTGATGCTATTGAATTGTGGGGAACATATAGTATTACCCAAAGATGTTTATGGAGGAACATTCCAATTTAGTTCAAAAATTTTGAAAAAATATGGAATAGAAGTTAGTTTTATTAATTATCAAAATTTAGAAGAATTAGAAGCTACTATTAAAGATAATACTGCAATGATTTATATCGAAACCCCATCTAATCCTTTGTTAAAGGTATCGGATATTAAGGCAATAGTAGAAATTGCTAAGAAACATAATATAAAAACTGTTGCAGACAATACTTTTATGACTGCTTTATATCAAAAACCTTTAGATTTAGGATGTGATATAGTAATAGAGAGTTTAACTAAATTTGTTAACGGTCATAGTGATGTTACAGCTGGTTGTGCAGTTACGAATAATGAGGACATCGCGAGTGAAATTTGTTTATTACAAAAGAATTTCGGTGGTATTTTAGGAGTAGAAGATGCCTGGTTAATCTTACGAGGAATGAAAACTATGGGATTACGAATGGAGAAATCTGTAGAGAATGCGAGAATTCTTACTAAATTCTTAGAAACTCAAGATAAAATTAAAAAAGTATACTACCCTAATCTTACAAGTTGTAAATTTTATGATATTCATACAGAGCAAGCTAGTTCGGGGGGAGCTGTCTTTTCATTTGAATTTTTCGAACAAGATGATTTAAAAACGTTCCTTAAAAAAATCAAAATTCCGATTTATGCAATTAGCTTAGGAGGGGTAGAATCTATAATTTCTCATCCAGCAACTATGTCTCACGCATGTATGAGTGAAGAAGAAAGGTTAGCTCAAGGAGTAACACAAACTTTATTAAGATTTTCTTGTGGGGTAGAAGACTCAGAAGACTTAATCGAAGATTTAAAACAAGCGTTAAATAATTAA
- a CDS encoding RidA family protein — MKITEVNTPKAPKAVGPYVQANKVGNLIFCSGQLGINPETGKIVEGGVIEEAKQVFKNIEAVLEEAGSSMNHVVKSLVLLKDIADFAEVNKVYAEQFNDVLPARSAFQVAALPLGGNIEIEVIAVEK; from the coding sequence ATGAAAATAACAGAAGTAAATACACCAAAAGCGCCAAAAGCAGTAGGACCATACGTACAAGCTAATAAAGTAGGAAATCTAATTTTCTGTTCAGGACAATTAGGTATTAATCCTGAAACTGGAAAGATTGTTGAAGGTGGAGTTATCGAGGAAGCTAAACAAGTTTTCAAAAATATTGAAGCAGTATTAGAAGAAGCTGGAAGCTCTATGAACCATGTAGTGAAATCATTAGTATTATTAAAAGATATTGCTGATTTTGCTGAAGTGAATAAAGTTTATGCAGAACAGTTTAATGATGTTCTTCCTGCAAGATCAGCATTCCAAGTAGCTGCTTTACCGTTAGGTGGAAATATAGAAATAGAAGTTATCGCTGTAGAAAAATAA
- the hisS gene encoding histidine--tRNA ligase produces the protein MVISMPRGTQDILPDESVKWQYIEGKLREISKNFCYEEIRTPMFESTELFSRGVGDTTDIVQKEMYTFMDKGNRSLTLRPEGTAGTVRSYIENKLFAKTIQPQKLYYVGPMFRYERKQKGRYRQFVQYGVEVIGEESPKIDAEVISLAYNIYRMFGIENIKVSINSLGNPEERQAYNEALVKHFEPRINEFCEDCNNRLYKNPMRILDCKVDAEHELIKSAPRLLEYLGEESKQYFAEVLKHLDALGVKYEIDHNLVRGLDYYTHTAFEIMIDNPEVELKTLCGGGRYNGLIKLLDGPEDKKGIGFALSIERLLLALESENIELPIDDTIDVFVVAMGEEASNAGVKLTNDLRLAGYSVQNDYFDKKMKAQMKIADRYNAKYSIIIGQSELESGTLVVKDMKSFEQETIKLENIVDYLQEKLRGEK, from the coding sequence ATGGTAATTAGTATGCCAAGAGGGACTCAAGATATACTACCAGACGAAAGTGTGAAATGGCAGTATATTGAAGGGAAACTAAGAGAGATTAGTAAAAACTTCTGTTATGAAGAAATAAGAACACCTATGTTTGAATCAACAGAATTATTTAGTCGAGGTGTTGGGGATACAACAGATATAGTTCAAAAAGAAATGTATACTTTTATGGATAAAGGGAATAGATCTTTAACGTTAAGACCAGAAGGTACAGCTGGAACAGTTCGTTCATATATTGAAAATAAACTTTTCGCTAAAACTATTCAACCACAAAAATTATACTATGTTGGGCCGATGTTTAGATATGAAAGAAAACAAAAAGGTCGTTATCGTCAATTTGTTCAATATGGTGTTGAGGTCATCGGTGAGGAGAGCCCAAAAATTGATGCTGAAGTTATTAGTTTAGCTTATAACATTTATAGAATGTTTGGGATAGAAAATATTAAAGTAAGTATTAACTCTTTAGGAAATCCCGAAGAAAGACAAGCCTATAATGAAGCGTTAGTTAAGCATTTTGAACCTAGAATAAATGAATTCTGTGAAGATTGTAATAATAGACTTTATAAAAATCCTATGAGAATATTGGATTGTAAAGTTGATGCTGAACACGAGCTTATTAAATCTGCACCAAGATTATTAGAGTACCTAGGTGAAGAGTCTAAACAATACTTTGCAGAAGTACTTAAACACTTAGATGCGCTAGGTGTAAAATATGAAATTGATCATAATTTAGTTCGTGGATTAGACTACTATACTCATACTGCATTTGAGATTATGATAGATAATCCAGAAGTAGAATTAAAAACACTTTGTGGTGGTGGTCGTTATAATGGATTAATTAAATTGTTAGATGGACCGGAAGATAAAAAAGGTATTGGTTTTGCTTTAAGTATTGAAAGATTATTATTAGCACTTGAAAGTGAAAATATTGAATTACCTATAGATGATACAATCGATGTGTTTGTAGTTGCTATGGGTGAAGAAGCTTCAAATGCTGGAGTCAAACTTACTAATGATTTAAGATTAGCTGGATATAGTGTACAAAATGATTATTTTGATAAAAAAATGAAAGCTCAAATGAAGATTGCAGATAGATACAATGCAAAATATTCTATAATAATTGGACAAAGTGAACTAGAAAGTGGAACACTTGTCGTAAAAGATATGAAATCATTTGAACAAGAAACAATTAAGTTAGAAAACATAGTTGATTATTTACAAGAAAAATTGAGAGGAGAAAAATAA
- the aspS gene encoding aspartate--tRNA ligase: MSAYGRTEYTGRIDEKYVGKKVTLKGWVSKRRDLGNLIFIDVRDRMGVVQCVFSGEKNAELHELAGTLRNEFVVSIEGEVVLRNESTVNEKIASGKVEVIADKLEILSKAKTLPFVLDDASLSSEELRLKYRYLDLRRTELAEVLHLRSKITKATRDYLDNNMFVDVETPILTKSTPEGARDYLVPSRVHPGEFYALPQSPQLFKQLLMVAGFDRYYQVARCFRDEDLRADRQPDFTQIDMEMSFMSQEEILTMIEGLIAHVMKEVKGIDVVLPFPRLDYEEAMERFGSDKPDTRFGMELKDVSDLVKNLDFKVFSNAVEQGGAVKCIVAKGCAEQYSRKDIDALGKYVANYGAKGLAWVKVTEEGLNGAIAKFFTDEVAQELVARVDAEVGDIILFAADSKKVCYASLGALRQKLAADLDLIDKNKYNYLWVVNWPLLEYDEEKGRYSAAHHPFTMPKVEDVELLETAPEKAYAQAYDIVLNGYELGGGSIRIYDKEVQSSMFKALGFTQEQAQEQFGFLLDAFEYGVPPHGGCALGLDRFVMLLAGRDNLRDTIAFPKTANAADPMTQAPSPVDLEQLLELNISLLRK, from the coding sequence ATGAGCGCATACGGAAGAACGGAATACACTGGTCGTATAGATGAAAAATATGTAGGGAAAAAAGTAACGTTAAAAGGTTGGGTTAGTAAACGTCGTGACCTTGGTAACTTAATCTTTATCGATGTAAGAGATAGAATGGGTGTAGTTCAATGTGTATTTTCAGGAGAAAAAAATGCAGAATTACATGAACTAGCAGGAACTTTAAGAAACGAATTCGTAGTTTCTATTGAAGGAGAAGTAGTATTAAGAAATGAATCTACTGTAAACGAGAAAATTGCTTCAGGTAAAGTAGAAGTTATCGCTGATAAATTAGAAATTTTATCAAAAGCAAAAACATTACCATTCGTATTAGACGATGCAAGTTTATCAAGTGAAGAATTACGTCTGAAATATCGTTACCTTGACTTAAGAAGAACGGAACTTGCAGAAGTATTACACTTACGTTCAAAAATTACTAAAGCAACAAGAGATTACTTAGACAACAACATGTTTGTTGATGTTGAAACACCAATTTTAACTAAGTCTACTCCAGAAGGAGCACGTGACTACTTAGTACCAAGTAGGGTTCACCCAGGTGAATTCTATGCTTTACCACAATCACCACAATTATTTAAGCAATTATTAATGGTTGCAGGATTTGACAGATACTATCAAGTAGCTCGTTGTTTCCGTGATGAAGACTTACGTGCAGATAGACAACCAGACTTTACACAAATCGATATGGAAATGAGCTTTATGTCACAAGAAGAAATTCTTACTATGATAGAAGGTTTAATTGCTCATGTAATGAAAGAAGTTAAAGGTATCGATGTAGTATTACCATTCCCACGTCTTGACTATGAAGAAGCAATGGAAAGATTTGGTAGTGATAAACCAGATACTCGTTTTGGTATGGAGTTAAAAGATGTTAGTGATCTTGTGAAGAACTTAGACTTCAAAGTGTTCTCTAATGCAGTAGAACAAGGTGGAGCAGTAAAATGTATCGTAGCTAAAGGATGTGCAGAGCAATATTCTCGCAAAGATATTGATGCATTAGGTAAGTATGTTGCAAACTATGGAGCTAAAGGATTAGCTTGGGTTAAAGTAACAGAAGAAGGATTAAACGGAGCGATTGCTAAATTCTTTACAGATGAAGTAGCTCAAGAATTAGTAGCTCGTGTAGATGCAGAAGTTGGAGATATTATCTTATTTGCTGCGGATAGTAAAAAAGTATGTTACGCATCATTAGGGGCACTACGTCAAAAATTAGCAGCTGATTTAGATTTAATCGATAAAAATAAATATAACTATCTATGGGTAGTAAACTGGCCTTTATTAGAGTATGATGAAGAAAAAGGGCGTTACAGTGCAGCTCACCACCCATTCACAATGCCGAAAGTAGAAGATGTAGAATTACTAGAAACTGCACCAGAAAAAGCTTATGCACAAGCTTATGATATAGTACTTAATGGATATGAACTAGGTGGAGGAAGTATCCGTATCTACGATAAAGAAGTACAATCTTCAATGTTTAAAGCATTAGGATTTACTCAAGAACAAGCTCAAGAGCAATTTGGATTCTTATTAGATGCATTCGAATATGGAGTACCACCACATGGGGGATGTGCTTTAGGATTAGATAGATTTGTTATGTTACTAGCAGGGCGTGATAACTTACGTGACACAATAGCATTCCCTAAAACAGCTAATGCTGCAGATCCAATGACACAAGCTCCATCACCAGTAGATTTAGAGCAATTATTAGAGCTAAATATCTCTTTATTAAGAAAATAG
- a CDS encoding cytidine deaminase, producing the protein MIKLIASDMDGTLLNSDHKIPNENVELIKFAQKNGIQFVVATGRAYYEALPALNDENIKCDVISFNGGIIYDKNGNIINITPMKLKDLYYTIEILKSLEISYQLYTKNTIYTNSIETDITAYIDLIRANGEEPNEQHLRREAKNRLALGHITEVDNIELYLNQEDNPAIKVIGISNDLEKLKHATELLSGNENISVTSSGANNVEIMDKKATKGEALKIVADIHDINLKNAIAIGDNLNDQAMLDIVEYSIAMKNGNKELQNNAKFITEKTNSEGGVADSVMKLLKEKNEIYEDINQTLVEAAIEATKFAYVPYSNFKVGAAILADNGKIYTGCNIENASYSPTNCAERTAIFKAVSEGVTKFKKIAVVGGPNGNLENYCPPCGVCRQVISEFADEEFELILGTSKNTYAVYNFFEEVLPLSFTAKELKK; encoded by the coding sequence ATGATTAAATTAATTGCTAGCGATATGGATGGAACTTTATTAAATAGTGACCACAAAATCCCAAATGAAAATGTAGAACTTATAAAATTTGCACAAAAAAATGGAATTCAATTTGTAGTAGCTACCGGAAGAGCCTATTATGAAGCATTACCTGCATTAAATGATGAAAATATAAAGTGTGATGTTATAAGCTTCAACGGGGGAATAATATACGATAAGAATGGGAATATAATTAATATTACTCCAATGAAATTAAAAGATTTATACTATACAATTGAAATATTAAAAAGTTTAGAAATAAGCTATCAACTTTATACAAAAAATACCATTTATACAAATAGTATAGAGACTGATATAACTGCATATATCGATCTAATACGAGCAAATGGTGAAGAACCAAATGAACAACACTTAAGACGAGAAGCTAAAAATAGACTCGCATTAGGTCATATTACCGAAGTTGATAATATAGAATTATACTTAAATCAAGAAGACAATCCTGCTATTAAAGTAATTGGAATATCAAATGACTTAGAAAAATTAAAACATGCAACTGAACTACTTTCAGGAAATGAGAATATAAGCGTTACTTCATCAGGAGCTAATAACGTAGAAATTATGGATAAAAAAGCTACAAAAGGTGAGGCATTAAAAATAGTCGCTGATATACATGATATCAACTTAAAAAATGCTATTGCTATAGGTGATAACCTTAATGATCAAGCAATGCTAGATATAGTTGAATATAGTATTGCAATGAAAAATGGAAATAAAGAACTACAAAATAATGCTAAATTCATCACTGAAAAAACAAACTCTGAAGGTGGTGTAGCCGATTCAGTTATGAAACTACTAAAAGAAAAAAATGAAATCTATGAAGATATCAATCAAACTCTAGTAGAAGCCGCTATAGAAGCAACAAAGTTTGCGTACGTTCCATATTCAAACTTTAAAGTTGGTGCAGCAATACTCGCAGATAATGGAAAAATATACACTGGATGTAATATAGAAAATGCAAGCTATTCTCCTACTAACTGTGCAGAAAGGACTGCAATATTCAAAGCTGTTAGTGAAGGAGTAACAAAATTCAAAAAAATTGCAGTTGTAGGTGGTCCAAACGGTAACCTAGAAAACTACTGTCCTCCTTGTGGAGTATGTCGACAGGTTATATCTGAATTTGCAGATGAAGAATTTGAGTTAATTCTAGGAACATCAAAAAACACATATGCAGTATACAACTTTTTTGAAGAAGTATTACCACTTAGCTTCACAGCAAAAGAATTAAAAAAATAA